The Henckelia pumila isolate YLH828 unplaced genomic scaffold, ASM3356847v2 CTG_627:::fragment_1, whole genome shotgun sequence genome includes a region encoding these proteins:
- the LOC140873536 gene encoding uncharacterized protein, whose protein sequence is MSKTQAFQICEEKQLLQRPPWSKQGPRRPKSDKYCDFHNEYGHNTNGCRQLEQEIERIIQQNPRIKDIIEKQNGGYQSNKRGRDGSEHLGPRQGPEPPRGNFQRANPNQPGNNQGPPPPARGVINMISGGLTDGDSNRARKTSSRKLSNMEIADHMVRTGPTLSFGPDDLKGLSDTTHNDALVIRALVTNYDVAWIFVDSESSVNVLFQETINQMDLGEYKVEPVVTSLFGFTGHAIRPTGLINLPLTLGKDRTSKTRIGSFIIVDAPSAYNAILGRPAMTIFMAVASALYQKLKFPVGNEIGEVQGDQKISRKCYVEEVRI, encoded by the coding sequence ATGAGCAAGACTCAAGCCTTCCAAATATGCGAAGAAAAACAACTTTTACAAAGGCCCCCGTGGAGCAAGCAGGGGCCTCGCAGGCCAAAGTCAGACAAGTACTGTGACTTTCATAATGAGTACGGGCATAATACCAATGGCTGTCGACAATTGGAACAAGAAATTGAGAGAATAATTCAACAAAATCCGAGGATAAAAGACATCATAGAAAAGCAGAACGGAGGATATCAATCGAATAAGAGGGGTCGGGATGGTTCCGAACACCTAGGACCCAGACAAGGACCCGAGCCACCACGGGGCAACTTTCAGCGCGCGAATCCAAATCAACCGGGTAACAATCAGGGGCCACCCCCACCCGCGAGAGGAGTCATTAACATGATCTCCGGAGGACTAACAGATGGAGATTCCAATAGAGCAAGGAAAACGAGCAGTAGAAAATTGAGCAACATGGAGATAGCCGACCATATGGTTAGAACAGGCCCGACCCTTTCTTTTGGTCCGGATGATCTTAAGGGCTTGTCAGATACTACTCATAATGATGCACTGGTTATTCGAGCTCTGGTCACTAATTACGATGTGGCCTGGATTTTTGTGGATTCCGAAAGCTCGGTCAATGTACTATTTCAAGAGACCATAAATCAGATGGATTTAGGAGAGTATAAGGTAGAACCAGTGGTGACATCGTTGTTCGGGTTTACAGGTCATGCCATCCGACCTACTGGACTGATCAATTTACCGCTCACTTTGGGAAAGGACCGTACAAGCAAAACACGGATTGGCAGTTTTATTATCGTGGATGCACCCTCTGCGTACAATGCTATCTTGGGAAGACCGGCCATGACTATCTTCATGGCCGTAGCATCAGCATTATATCAAAAGCTCAAATTTCCTGTGGGTAATGAAATTGGCGAGGTTCAGGGAGATCAGAAGATTTCTCGCAAGTGCTATGTAGAAGAAGTACGGATATAA